A genomic region of Janthinobacterium lividum contains the following coding sequences:
- a CDS encoding XRE family transcriptional regulator, protein MGRNLNDAIHSLPAERQAKIAALSQEKMQEMIAHAATLTDFRKAVGKTQAEVARELGIQQHAVSQLEKRSDTYVSTLRRFLQSLGMTLELSVVAQNGVRIELQNFLRSQEVDADVDDSGLPASATSPGKRKAGVSRKRAGNT, encoded by the coding sequence ATGGGAAGAAATCTGAACGACGCCATCCACAGTTTGCCGGCCGAGCGGCAGGCAAAAATTGCGGCTTTGTCCCAGGAAAAGATGCAAGAAATGATAGCGCACGCCGCCACGCTGACGGATTTCCGCAAGGCAGTGGGCAAGACCCAGGCGGAGGTTGCCAGGGAACTCGGGATTCAACAGCATGCCGTTTCGCAACTGGAAAAGCGTAGCGATACCTATGTATCGACCTTGCGCCGGTTTCTGCAATCGCTGGGCATGACATTGGAACTGTCGGTCGTTGCGCAAAACGGCGTTCGTATCGAACTGCAGAATTTTCTGCGCAGCCAGGAAGTTGATGCCGATGTCGACGACAGCGGACTTCCTGCGTCTGCGACCTCTCCAGGAAAACGGAAAGCCGGCGTGTCGCGCAAGCGGGCTGGCAATACCTGA